A genomic region of Macrobrachium nipponense isolate FS-2020 chromosome 40, ASM1510439v2, whole genome shotgun sequence contains the following coding sequences:
- the LOC135211965 gene encoding uncharacterized protein LOC135211965 isoform X1, protein MHMRTVFTVVVLGANFRYSTSSSSTPDEGDSSPWPERISEDALPSETQDVLSRVARQSERDPYIFNLFEVLLTTLETKLRRVENMDRALERLVRRLDTMEARLAVNFNTTTQMAQLLENRLLDPKTFRSNNGRSASGSTEEDLTNSLMEQRLFLLTEHVARIDKKLSTMQKALDSNSISLPQDELVASASENYRVGVPRVQALEKNSFQNDEFTRLQESMDIVQDSVNSMDRRLQIHMAYVSGDLEKLADSVGEVRAAILEDQPIPVTTDKPPQEQPSWNTTIQVVPRRTKIDSLVDRMSPMETVWEKMEEVWDVVVGTKSSVDVLVPKSEELLNTSQRQERAISTIQYDLTEKANHIIQNLVQVEKTLKTMPRENKSSRDHINPVSLLHRSTQGHQVQDDTPADDPPGDLADQSFLLEHNSNDSFTTTERPAQRSPVGPSGLVFPSVQKKPDILNSTFMINNMHEQNLKQGYSCSDLSNQGMIESGTYYLKIRGTTYWFLKVYCDMDTAGGGWTVIQRRDDFGEPRETFNREWDDYKHGFGNPEAEFWLGNENIYMLTNTDDYMLRVELEDFDGNRRYAEYSTFKLHSEQDMYKLEIGGYSGNAGDSLNDPWYGSNLSPFSTVNRDNDRSSLNCASMLKGGWWWRSCGRGLNGLYLTDPNDLTARQGIVWFRWRGWDYTLKKSVLMIRPKKHTKERKST, encoded by the exons ggatcccTACATTTTCAATCTCTTCGAAGTACTTCTGACGACCCTGGAGACTAAACTGCGTCGAGTGGAGAACATGGACAGGGCACTCGAGAGGCTTGTCCGGAGATTAGACACTATGGAGGCCCGTCTTGCTGTGAACTTCAATACCACCACGCAG ATGGCGCAACTCTTAGAGAACCGGTTGCTGGACCCAAAAACATTCAGAAGCAACAACGGAAGAAGTGCCAGTGGATCAACAGAGGAAGACTTGACAAATAGCCTGATGGAGCAACGGTTGTTCCTCCTCACTGAACATGTTGCCAGGATTGACAAGAAGCTCTCTACCATGCAGAAAGCACTTGACAGCAACTCAATTTCCCTTCCTCAAGACGAACTGGTTGCTTCGGCCTCAGAAAACTATCGTGTTGGGGTTCCCAGAGTCCAGGCGCTTGAAAAG AACTCCTTCCAGAATGACGAATTCACCAGATTGCAAGAGTCAATGGACATCGTGCAAGATTCCGTCAATTCCATGGACCGGAGACTTCAGATCCACATGGCTTATGTTTCTGGTGATCTGGAAAAGCTAGCAGATTCTGTCGGCGAAGTCCGTGCAGCCATTTTGGAGGATCAGCCCATTCCAGTTACTACTGATAAGCCTCCACAAGAGCAACCAAG CTGGAACACCACAATCCAAGTGGTTCCAAGGCGCACCAAAATCGATTCCCTCGTTGATAGGATGTCTCCTATGGAAACCGTCTGGGAGAAAATGGAAGAG GTTTGGGATGTGGTTGTTGGTACCAAGAGCTCCGTGGATGTACTTGTGCCAAAGAGTGAAGAGTTATTGAATACCAGCCAGAGACAGGAACGTGCAATTTCCACCATTCAGTATGACCTTACTGAAAAAGCAAACCATATTATTCAAAACCTTGTCCAG GTTGAAAAAACGCTTAAAACCATGCCCAGAGAAAATAAGTCTTCACGAGATCATATCAACCCTGTTTCTCTCTTGCATCGTTCCACTCAAGGGCATCAGGTTCAAGATGACACACCAGCTGATGACCCTCCTGGTGATCTTGCTGATCAG AGTTTCCTGTTGGAGCACAACTCAAATGATTCCTTCACAACAACTGAACGACCTGCCCAACGCAGCCCTGTTGGTCCTTCCGGATTGGTGTTCCCATCAGTGCAGAAAAAGCCTGATATTTTAAATTCTACCTTCATGATCAACAACATGCATGAACAGAATCTAAAG CAAGGATATTCATGCAGTGACCTCAGCAATCAAGGAATGATAGAAAGTGGTACCTATTACCTTAAAATTCGTGGCACAACCTACTGGTTCCTTAAAGTGTATTGTGACATGGACACTGCTGGTGGAGGCTGGACG GTTATCCAACGACGAGATGACTTTGGTGAGCCCCGTGAAACCTTCAACAGAGAATGGGATGATTATAAACATGGCTTTGGTAACCCAGAAGCAGAATTCTGGCTGGGCAATGAAAATATCTACATGCTGACTAACACAGATGATTACATGTTACGAGTTGAACTCGAAGACTTTGACGGTAACAGAAG ATATGCTGAATATTCAACTTTCAAGCTTCATAGTGAACAAGATATGTACAAGCTAGAAATAGGTGGATATTCTGGGAATGCTGGCGATTCCCTTAATGATCCATGGTATGGCTCCAATCTCAGCCCCTTCTCCACAGTTAACAG AGACAATGATCGCTCAAGTCTGAACTGTGCATCAATGTTGAAAGGTGGCTGGTGGTGGCGTTCATGCGGCCGAGGTCTTAATGGTCTTTATTTGACAGATCCCAATGACCTTACAGCTAGACAAG gtATTGTGTGGTTCAGATGGAGAGGCTGGGATTACACTCTCAAGAAATCAGTTCTTATGATCAGacccaaaaaacacacaaaagaaaGGAAGAGCACCTAA
- the LOC135211965 gene encoding uncharacterized protein LOC135211965 isoform X2, with product MHMRTVFTVVVLGANFRYSTSSSSTPDEGDSSPWPERISEDALPSETQDVLSRVARQSERDPYIFNLFEVLLTTLETKLRRVENMDRALERLVRRLDTMEARLAVNFNTTTQMAQLLENRLLDPKTFRSNNGRSASGSTEEDLTNSLMEQRLFLLTEHVARIDKKLSTMQKALDSNSISLPQDELVASASENYRVGVPRVQALEKNDEFTRLQESMDIVQDSVNSMDRRLQIHMAYVSGDLEKLADSVGEVRAAILEDQPIPVTTDKPPQEQPSWNTTIQVVPRRTKIDSLVDRMSPMETVWEKMEEVWDVVVGTKSSVDVLVPKSEELLNTSQRQERAISTIQYDLTEKANHIIQNLVQVEKTLKTMPRENKSSRDHINPVSLLHRSTQGHQVQDDTPADDPPGDLADQSFLLEHNSNDSFTTTERPAQRSPVGPSGLVFPSVQKKPDILNSTFMINNMHEQNLKQGYSCSDLSNQGMIESGTYYLKIRGTTYWFLKVYCDMDTAGGGWTVIQRRDDFGEPRETFNREWDDYKHGFGNPEAEFWLGNENIYMLTNTDDYMLRVELEDFDGNRRYAEYSTFKLHSEQDMYKLEIGGYSGNAGDSLNDPWYGSNLSPFSTVNRDNDRSSLNCASMLKGGWWWRSCGRGLNGLYLTDPNDLTARQGIVWFRWRGWDYTLKKSVLMIRPKKHTKERKST from the exons ggatcccTACATTTTCAATCTCTTCGAAGTACTTCTGACGACCCTGGAGACTAAACTGCGTCGAGTGGAGAACATGGACAGGGCACTCGAGAGGCTTGTCCGGAGATTAGACACTATGGAGGCCCGTCTTGCTGTGAACTTCAATACCACCACGCAG ATGGCGCAACTCTTAGAGAACCGGTTGCTGGACCCAAAAACATTCAGAAGCAACAACGGAAGAAGTGCCAGTGGATCAACAGAGGAAGACTTGACAAATAGCCTGATGGAGCAACGGTTGTTCCTCCTCACTGAACATGTTGCCAGGATTGACAAGAAGCTCTCTACCATGCAGAAAGCACTTGACAGCAACTCAATTTCCCTTCCTCAAGACGAACTGGTTGCTTCGGCCTCAGAAAACTATCGTGTTGGGGTTCCCAGAGTCCAGGCGCTTGAAAAG AATGACGAATTCACCAGATTGCAAGAGTCAATGGACATCGTGCAAGATTCCGTCAATTCCATGGACCGGAGACTTCAGATCCACATGGCTTATGTTTCTGGTGATCTGGAAAAGCTAGCAGATTCTGTCGGCGAAGTCCGTGCAGCCATTTTGGAGGATCAGCCCATTCCAGTTACTACTGATAAGCCTCCACAAGAGCAACCAAG CTGGAACACCACAATCCAAGTGGTTCCAAGGCGCACCAAAATCGATTCCCTCGTTGATAGGATGTCTCCTATGGAAACCGTCTGGGAGAAAATGGAAGAG GTTTGGGATGTGGTTGTTGGTACCAAGAGCTCCGTGGATGTACTTGTGCCAAAGAGTGAAGAGTTATTGAATACCAGCCAGAGACAGGAACGTGCAATTTCCACCATTCAGTATGACCTTACTGAAAAAGCAAACCATATTATTCAAAACCTTGTCCAG GTTGAAAAAACGCTTAAAACCATGCCCAGAGAAAATAAGTCTTCACGAGATCATATCAACCCTGTTTCTCTCTTGCATCGTTCCACTCAAGGGCATCAGGTTCAAGATGACACACCAGCTGATGACCCTCCTGGTGATCTTGCTGATCAG AGTTTCCTGTTGGAGCACAACTCAAATGATTCCTTCACAACAACTGAACGACCTGCCCAACGCAGCCCTGTTGGTCCTTCCGGATTGGTGTTCCCATCAGTGCAGAAAAAGCCTGATATTTTAAATTCTACCTTCATGATCAACAACATGCATGAACAGAATCTAAAG CAAGGATATTCATGCAGTGACCTCAGCAATCAAGGAATGATAGAAAGTGGTACCTATTACCTTAAAATTCGTGGCACAACCTACTGGTTCCTTAAAGTGTATTGTGACATGGACACTGCTGGTGGAGGCTGGACG GTTATCCAACGACGAGATGACTTTGGTGAGCCCCGTGAAACCTTCAACAGAGAATGGGATGATTATAAACATGGCTTTGGTAACCCAGAAGCAGAATTCTGGCTGGGCAATGAAAATATCTACATGCTGACTAACACAGATGATTACATGTTACGAGTTGAACTCGAAGACTTTGACGGTAACAGAAG ATATGCTGAATATTCAACTTTCAAGCTTCATAGTGAACAAGATATGTACAAGCTAGAAATAGGTGGATATTCTGGGAATGCTGGCGATTCCCTTAATGATCCATGGTATGGCTCCAATCTCAGCCCCTTCTCCACAGTTAACAG AGACAATGATCGCTCAAGTCTGAACTGTGCATCAATGTTGAAAGGTGGCTGGTGGTGGCGTTCATGCGGCCGAGGTCTTAATGGTCTTTATTTGACAGATCCCAATGACCTTACAGCTAGACAAG gtATTGTGTGGTTCAGATGGAGAGGCTGGGATTACACTCTCAAGAAATCAGTTCTTATGATCAGacccaaaaaacacacaaaagaaaGGAAGAGCACCTAA
- the LOC135211965 gene encoding uncharacterized protein LOC135211965 isoform X3 gives MDRALERLVRRLDTMEARLAVNFNTTTQMAQLLENRLLDPKTFRSNNGRSASGSTEEDLTNSLMEQRLFLLTEHVARIDKKLSTMQKALDSNSISLPQDELVASASENYRVGVPRVQALEKNSFQNDEFTRLQESMDIVQDSVNSMDRRLQIHMAYVSGDLEKLADSVGEVRAAILEDQPIPVTTDKPPQEQPSWNTTIQVVPRRTKIDSLVDRMSPMETVWEKMEEVWDVVVGTKSSVDVLVPKSEELLNTSQRQERAISTIQYDLTEKANHIIQNLVQVEKTLKTMPRENKSSRDHINPVSLLHRSTQGHQVQDDTPADDPPGDLADQSFLLEHNSNDSFTTTERPAQRSPVGPSGLVFPSVQKKPDILNSTFMINNMHEQNLKQGYSCSDLSNQGMIESGTYYLKIRGTTYWFLKVYCDMDTAGGGWTVIQRRDDFGEPRETFNREWDDYKHGFGNPEAEFWLGNENIYMLTNTDDYMLRVELEDFDGNRRYAEYSTFKLHSEQDMYKLEIGGYSGNAGDSLNDPWYGSNLSPFSTVNRDNDRSSLNCASMLKGGWWWRSCGRGLNGLYLTDPNDLTARQGIVWFRWRGWDYTLKKSVLMIRPKKHTKERKST, from the exons ATGGACAGGGCACTCGAGAGGCTTGTCCGGAGATTAGACACTATGGAGGCCCGTCTTGCTGTGAACTTCAATACCACCACGCAG ATGGCGCAACTCTTAGAGAACCGGTTGCTGGACCCAAAAACATTCAGAAGCAACAACGGAAGAAGTGCCAGTGGATCAACAGAGGAAGACTTGACAAATAGCCTGATGGAGCAACGGTTGTTCCTCCTCACTGAACATGTTGCCAGGATTGACAAGAAGCTCTCTACCATGCAGAAAGCACTTGACAGCAACTCAATTTCCCTTCCTCAAGACGAACTGGTTGCTTCGGCCTCAGAAAACTATCGTGTTGGGGTTCCCAGAGTCCAGGCGCTTGAAAAG AACTCCTTCCAGAATGACGAATTCACCAGATTGCAAGAGTCAATGGACATCGTGCAAGATTCCGTCAATTCCATGGACCGGAGACTTCAGATCCACATGGCTTATGTTTCTGGTGATCTGGAAAAGCTAGCAGATTCTGTCGGCGAAGTCCGTGCAGCCATTTTGGAGGATCAGCCCATTCCAGTTACTACTGATAAGCCTCCACAAGAGCAACCAAG CTGGAACACCACAATCCAAGTGGTTCCAAGGCGCACCAAAATCGATTCCCTCGTTGATAGGATGTCTCCTATGGAAACCGTCTGGGAGAAAATGGAAGAG GTTTGGGATGTGGTTGTTGGTACCAAGAGCTCCGTGGATGTACTTGTGCCAAAGAGTGAAGAGTTATTGAATACCAGCCAGAGACAGGAACGTGCAATTTCCACCATTCAGTATGACCTTACTGAAAAAGCAAACCATATTATTCAAAACCTTGTCCAG GTTGAAAAAACGCTTAAAACCATGCCCAGAGAAAATAAGTCTTCACGAGATCATATCAACCCTGTTTCTCTCTTGCATCGTTCCACTCAAGGGCATCAGGTTCAAGATGACACACCAGCTGATGACCCTCCTGGTGATCTTGCTGATCAG AGTTTCCTGTTGGAGCACAACTCAAATGATTCCTTCACAACAACTGAACGACCTGCCCAACGCAGCCCTGTTGGTCCTTCCGGATTGGTGTTCCCATCAGTGCAGAAAAAGCCTGATATTTTAAATTCTACCTTCATGATCAACAACATGCATGAACAGAATCTAAAG CAAGGATATTCATGCAGTGACCTCAGCAATCAAGGAATGATAGAAAGTGGTACCTATTACCTTAAAATTCGTGGCACAACCTACTGGTTCCTTAAAGTGTATTGTGACATGGACACTGCTGGTGGAGGCTGGACG GTTATCCAACGACGAGATGACTTTGGTGAGCCCCGTGAAACCTTCAACAGAGAATGGGATGATTATAAACATGGCTTTGGTAACCCAGAAGCAGAATTCTGGCTGGGCAATGAAAATATCTACATGCTGACTAACACAGATGATTACATGTTACGAGTTGAACTCGAAGACTTTGACGGTAACAGAAG ATATGCTGAATATTCAACTTTCAAGCTTCATAGTGAACAAGATATGTACAAGCTAGAAATAGGTGGATATTCTGGGAATGCTGGCGATTCCCTTAATGATCCATGGTATGGCTCCAATCTCAGCCCCTTCTCCACAGTTAACAG AGACAATGATCGCTCAAGTCTGAACTGTGCATCAATGTTGAAAGGTGGCTGGTGGTGGCGTTCATGCGGCCGAGGTCTTAATGGTCTTTATTTGACAGATCCCAATGACCTTACAGCTAGACAAG gtATTGTGTGGTTCAGATGGAGAGGCTGGGATTACACTCTCAAGAAATCAGTTCTTATGATCAGacccaaaaaacacacaaaagaaaGGAAGAGCACCTAA